One genomic region from Chitinophagales bacterium encodes:
- the mutY gene encoding A/G-specific adenine glycosylase: protein MRKADFTTLLLQNYDPKQRPMPWKGISDPYLIWLSEVILQQTRVDQGWNYFLKFKKQYPHISDLANAKEDDVLKLWEGLGYYSRARNLLAAARYVEHELNGVFPDNYTDILKLKGVGPYTAAAIASFAFGERKAVLDGNVYRVLSRCFGISTAIDSTKGKKEFEKLSDELIDAKKPALYNQAIMDFGAEICLPKNPRCSDCPLQNECYAYNADEIAQFPVKLKKLKKRTRHFNYFMFTDQKGNTLIRRRGKGDIWQGLYELPCVEAEAFLSKNAVKKNGIPGLWENHGVTFELNKIAERTHILTHQKIKAVLFELKIFKLPPINEFQEISINKLNNFAFPRLINLLLGN, encoded by the coding sequence ATGCGAAAAGCTGATTTTACAACACTTTTACTTCAAAACTACGATCCAAAACAAAGGCCAATGCCCTGGAAAGGGATTTCCGATCCCTACTTGATTTGGCTCTCAGAAGTCATTTTGCAACAAACCCGCGTAGATCAGGGCTGGAACTATTTTCTCAAATTCAAAAAACAGTATCCGCACATATCTGATCTGGCAAATGCCAAAGAAGATGACGTGTTGAAATTATGGGAAGGCCTGGGTTACTATTCCAGAGCAAGAAACTTACTGGCTGCTGCACGATATGTTGAGCATGAGCTGAATGGCGTTTTCCCTGATAATTACACAGATATTTTAAAGTTAAAAGGCGTGGGGCCATACACCGCTGCGGCTATTGCTTCATTTGCTTTTGGCGAACGCAAAGCAGTATTGGATGGCAATGTCTACAGGGTTTTGTCGCGTTGCTTTGGTATTTCTACAGCAATTGACAGTACAAAAGGGAAAAAGGAATTTGAAAAACTTTCGGATGAATTGATAGATGCAAAAAAACCAGCACTCTATAACCAAGCCATTATGGATTTTGGAGCTGAAATATGCTTGCCAAAAAACCCACGATGCAGCGATTGTCCGTTGCAAAACGAATGCTATGCTTATAATGCTGATGAAATAGCACAGTTTCCTGTAAAATTGAAAAAGCTCAAAAAGCGCACCCGTCATTTCAATTATTTCATGTTTACCGACCAAAAAGGAAACACATTGATCAGAAGACGCGGCAAAGGCGATATCTGGCAAGGGCTTTACGAGTTGCCCTGTGTAGAAGCAGAAGCATTTCTAAGCAAAAATGCAGTGAAGAAAAATGGAATTCCGGGTTTATGGGAAAATCATGGGGTTACTTTTGAGCTCAATAAAATAGCAGAGCGTACACATATATTGACGCATCAAAAAATTAAGGCTGTGCTTTTTGAGTTAAAAATTTTTAAATTGCCTCCTATTAATGAATTTCAGGAGATAAGTATCAATAAATTGAATAATTTTGCTTTTCCGCGTTTGATAAATTTGTTATTGGGAAATTAA
- a CDS encoding HU family DNA-binding protein: MRKADLIADISEKTGIAKVDVLVTLEAFFKEIKDNLKKGENIYIRGFGSFIIKRRAAKVGRNIKKNVAIDIPAHYIPSFKPAKVFVDAVKKNLKADQ; the protein is encoded by the coding sequence ATGAGAAAAGCGGATTTGATTGCGGATATTTCTGAGAAAACAGGAATTGCAAAGGTAGATGTTTTAGTCACTTTAGAAGCATTCTTCAAAGAAATTAAAGACAATCTAAAGAAGGGTGAAAACATTTATATTCGCGGCTTTGGTTCTTTTATTATAAAGCGTAGAGCTGCAAAAGTAGGTAGAAATATCAAGAAAAATGTGGCCATTGATATACCTGCACACTATATTCCAAGTTTTAAGCCTGCAAAAGTTTTTGTAGATGCCGTGAAAAAGAATCTGAAAGCTGATCAATAG
- a CDS encoding single-stranded DNA-binding protein yields MRGVNKVILVGNLGKDPELKKLDSGTSLTRFPMATSESYIDKEGNKIDLTEWHNVVLWRGLADVAEKYLKKGSKVYIEGKLKTRNYQDADNNTRYTTEVVADQMVMLDSKGDNSGSSETSYQPREAAAKPKAESAPAESSSGDQQNYEDDLPF; encoded by the coding sequence ATGAGAGGAGTAAACAAAGTAATACTGGTAGGAAATCTGGGCAAAGACCCCGAATTGAAAAAATTAGATTCCGGCACTTCACTTACCCGTTTCCCGATGGCCACAAGCGAATCTTATATTGATAAGGAAGGCAATAAAATCGACCTCACTGAATGGCATAATGTAGTCTTGTGGAGAGGCTTGGCCGATGTAGCCGAAAAATACCTGAAAAAAGGCAGCAAAGTATATATTGAGGGCAAATTAAAAACCCGAAATTATCAAGATGCTGATAACAATACCCGCTATACAACTGAAGTAGTTGCCGATCAAATGGTAATGCTCGACAGTAAAGGAGATAATAGCGGAAGTTCTGAAACCTCTTATCAGCCGCGCGAAGCAGCTGCAAAACCCAAAGCGGAATCTGCGCCAGCTGAGAGCAGCTCAGGAGACCAACAAAACTATGAAGATGATTTGCCCTTTTAA